In Candidatus Poribacteria bacterium, the sequence AACCGTGGTGGTGGCCCCACGACAGCGGATGGAGTCTCTCATCGCGTCGCACGTCGCTCCCTCGCCGCTAGTTGGTCGTGATCGAGTAGTTCGGGGCTTCCTCGGTGATGATGACGTCGTGCGGATGGCTCTCGCGCACGCCGGCGACGGTCTGTCGGACGAACTTCGCGTGCTTGCGGAAGTGCTCGATGTCCGGGCTGCCGCAGTAGCCCATCGCAGAGCGAAGCCCACCGACGAGCTGATAGGTCAGGTCGCTCAGCCGCCCCTTGTAGGGAACGCGTCCGTCGATACCCTCCGGCACGAGCTTCCGCAGCTCGACGTCGCCCTGGAAGTACCGTTCTCTGCCCCCCCGTGACCGCATCGCGCTCAGCGAGCCCATCCCGCGGTAGACCTTGAAGCTGCGTCCTTGATAGATGACGGTCTCGCCGGGGCTCTCCTCCGCCCCTGCGAAGAGGGAACCGATCATGACGCAGTGAGCCCCCGCGCCGATGGCTTTGGCGATGTCGCCGGAGTAGCGGATGCCTCCGTCGGCGATGATGGGAACCCCTTGACGATCCGCTTCCTCAGCGCATTCGCTGATCGCAGACACCTGCGGCACGCCGACACCCGCGACCACTCGGGTCGTGCAGATGGAGCCGGGACCGATGCCCACCTTCACCGCCGACGCGCCCGCAGCGACGAGATCGCGGACGGCTTCGGCGGTTGCGACGTTGCCGGCGATGATCGGCAGGTCCGGGTAGCGCGCGCGGATCTTCCCGACGGTTTCGACGACGTTCAGCGAGTGTCCGTGCGCCGTATCGACGGCGATGACGTCCACCTTGGCGTTCACCAAGGCATCGACCTCGTCGGTCGGTGCGGGCGCGGAGACGGCGGCTCCGACGCGCAGCCGTCCCTGCGAATCCTTGCAGGCGTTCGGGTACTCGATGACCTTGTCGATGTCCTTGATCGTGATGAGGCCCTTGAGGATGCGCTGATCGTCGATGATGGGCAGTTTCTCGATCCGGTGCTGCTGCAGAAGGCTCTTCGCCTCGTCCATCGTGACGGACTCGCGCGCCGTGATGAGCCTCTCGGACGTCATCACGTCGGTCACCGGACGATCCACGTCGGGCACGTATTTCAGATCGCGGTTGGTAACGATCCCGATGAGCGTGCCGTCCTCTCTGGTGATCGGGAACCCGCCGATGCGGTATCGTTCCATGAGGCTGAGCGCCTCGCGGATGCTCTGGGTCGGTCGCAGCGTGATCGGATCGACGATCATCCCGCTCTCGGACCGTTTCACCTTGTCCACCATCGTCACTTGCTCCTCGATGGAGCAGTTCCGATGGATGATGCCGATACCGCCTTCGCGGGCGATGGCGATTGCCAGGTTGGCGTCGGTGACGGTGTCCATCGCGGCGCTGATGATCGGGATGTTCAGGGCGATTTGGGGGGTGAGCCGAGTTCTCGTGTCGACGGTCGCTGGGAGGACGTGGGAGCGTTGGGGAACCAAGAGGACGTCGTCGAAGGTGAGTGCCAGACGCGAGAAGCGGTCGGCGTTCATGGTCAGGACCCCCTTACTGGCGGCGAATCAGAGGCACTGCCAGCCCCGGCGGAACTGTTAGTGTCTAACGCTAGCATGGCGCATGCGGGTTCGGCAAATTGATGTGGCGGCGGGTGTTCCTGCTCCGTGATGAGATTGCTGTGATGCCTCCGGTGGATCACTACGGTGGCATCGCTCATGGCGCGTCCTCGTTCGTATCGTCACGACGTTCGGTGTCCACACTGCGGTTCCAATTGGATGGTTGAGAACGGCAGAGCCAACGGCAAGCAGACCTCTCTTTGCCGTGAATGCTATCACCGGCACACACCCGAAGCGACGCGGCATGTTTGTCTGGAATCGGTGCGCCAACAGGCTGCCGCCCGGTATTGCGAAGGCAACTCGATCTAGGCGATCAGTCGCGTATTGAACGTGAAGGTCGGCGCGGTGACCTCGCGGATTCAAAAACGCCCAACGCGCGCTAACGATGGTCGAACCCCGCGC encodes:
- the guaB gene encoding IMP dehydrogenase — translated: MNADRFSRLALTFDDVLLVPQRSHVLPATVDTRTRLTPQIALNIPIISAAMDTVTDANLAIAIAREGGIGIIHRNCSIEEQVTMVDKVKRSESGMIVDPITLRPTQSIREALSLMERYRIGGFPITREDGTLIGIVTNRDLKYVPDVDRPVTDVMTSERLITARESVTMDEAKSLLQQHRIEKLPIIDDQRILKGLITIKDIDKVIEYPNACKDSQGRLRVGAAVSAPAPTDEVDALVNAKVDVIAVDTAHGHSLNVVETVGKIRARYPDLPIIAGNVATAEAVRDLVAAGASAVKVGIGPGSICTTRVVAGVGVPQVSAISECAEEADRQGVPIIADGGIRYSGDIAKAIGAGAHCVMIGSLFAGAEESPGETVIYQGRSFKVYRGMGSLSAMRSRGGRERYFQGDVELRKLVPEGIDGRVPYKGRLSDLTYQLVGGLRSAMGYCGSPDIEHFRKHAKFVRQTVAGVRESHPHDVIITEEAPNYSITTN